CATGCACGTGAAGGACTACGTCCCCGCGGAACCCTTCGATCTGGTCGTGGGCGACCTGAGCTTCATCTCGATGATCGGCACGCTCAAGCACGTGGTCGGCTGGCTCAAGCCGCAAGGCCAGGCGCTGCTGCTGATCAAGCCGCAGTACGAGCTGGGGCCGAAGGCCTTGAACAAGAACGGCATCGTCAAGGACAAGTCGCAATACGTCGTGCTCAAGGAGCAGGCCCTGGCGGCCGCCGAGAAGCGCGACCTCGTCGTCAAGGGCTGGTTCGAAAGCCCCGTGACCGGCGGCGACGGCAACACCGAATTCTTCATCTGGGTTCAGAAACCATGACGACGCCCGTCAGCATCGAATTCTTTCCGCCCAACACACCCGTCGGCACCGAGAAGCTGAAGACCGTCGTGCAGGAGCTGCGCGCGGTGAATCCGCAGTACTTCAGCGTCACCTACGGCGCGGGCGGCTCGACGCGCGAGAAGACGCTGTCGACCGTCGCCGACATCGCCTCATCGGGCTTCGATGCGGCGCCTCACCTGTCCTGCGTGGGCTCGACGCGCGAGAACATCGCCGAGATCCTGGCGACCTACCGCGACCAGAACATCCGGCGCGTCGTCGCGCTGCGCGGCGACCTGCCCAGCGGCACGGCGACGGCGGGCGAGTTCCGCTACGCGGCCGAGCTGGTGCGCTTCATCCGCGAGACGCAAGGCGCGGACTGGGACATCGAGGTCGCCGCCTATCCCGAGTACCACCCGCAGCAGCGCTACGCGGCGCGCGACCTGCAGTTCTTCGCCGACAAGGTGCGCGCCGGCGCCAGCGGCGCGATCACGCAGTTCTTCTACAACCCCGATGCCTACTTCCATTTCGTCGACGCGACGCGGGCGATGGGCGTGGAGGTGCCGATCGTGCCGGGCATCATGCCGATCAACAACTTCGCGCGCATCGCGCAGTTCGCGCAGCGCGACGGCATCGAGATCCCGCGCTGGGTCGCGCTGAAGATGGAAGGCTACATGGACGACGCCGCGTCGGTGCGCGCTTTCGGCCTGGACGTCGTCACGCGGCTGTGCGAGCGGCTGATCGCCGGCGGCGTGCCGGGGCTGCACTTCTACTCGCTCAACCAGAGCGCGCTCACGCTGGCGTTGTGCGAACGCCTCGGCCTCGCGGCCAAAGTTTGACAAGGCGCAAGCGCTCCGCGCCATCACCAGGAACCGCCCGAGTTCACCGCCGTTCCTTGTGAACGGTCAAGGTTCCCGGAGCGCGGCACGCGTTCAATCCCGGTCATCCCATCGACCAGGAGTGACCGCATGTCCCGCACCCGCAACCCCGCCTTCTTCCGACCCTCGATCGCCGTCGGTGTCGCGCTCGCCGCGCTGGCCACCGCGATGGCGCCATCGGCCCACGCGCAGAACAGCCCCTGGGTGGTCCGCGCCCGCGCGGTGAACATCGACCCGGCGGACAAGGACAGGACCGGCCTGGGTCTGTCGCTGAGCCGCAAGACGATCCCCGAGTTCGACTTCAGCTACTTCCTCGCGCCGAACTGGGCCGCCGAACTGATCCTGACGGTGCCGCAGCGCCACACGCTCTACAGCAACGGCACGCGCATCGGCTCGGTGAAGCACCTGCCGCCGACGCTGACGCTGCAGTACCACTTCAATCCGGAAGGCAGCTTCCGCCCGTACGTCGGCGCGGGGCTGAACTACACGAGCTTCTCGGGCGTGCACTTCGATCCAGCGGTACAGGCGGCGCTGGAACCGACCATCAAGAAGCACAGCCTCGGCTTGGCCGCACAGGCCGGCTTCGATGTGATGCTCAACCGGCAGTGGTCGATCAACGTCGACGTAAAGAAGATCCAGATGGACACCGAGGTCCGCTCCAAGGGAACGAGCGTCGGGAAGTTCAAGATCGATCCGCTGCTGGTGGGCGTGGGGGTGGGCTACCGGTTCTGATCAGCCCGGCTCAGATCAACTCAGATCAACGCCGCGAACGCATCCCGCGTCAGGTTCTCCGGCGCGCCCGTCTCGCGGCAGGCGACGTCGTCCTCGATGCGGACACCGCCGAAGGCGCTCAGGTGCTTCACCAGCGCCCAGTCCACGTTGGCCGCCGCGGGCGTCGCGCGCAGCTTGTCCAGCAGCATCGGGATGAAGTACAGCCCCGGCTCGATCGTCACGACCATGCCGGGTTGCAGCACGCGCGTCAGGCGCAGGTACGGATGACCGTCCGGTTTGGCGATCGTGCCGCCGTCCTCACCGGCCATGAAGCCGCCGATGTCGTGGACCTGCAGGCCCAGCAGATGGCCGATGCCGTGCGGCAGGAAGGTCGAGGTCACGCCTTGCGCGAGCATCGCCTCCTCGTCCATCTTCACGATGCCCAGCTGGCGCAACACGCCGGCGGTCTCGCGGTGCGAGGCCAGGTGGATGTCGCGGTAGTCGACACCGGCGCGCACGCGATCGACCAGCCGCAACTGGGCCGCTTCCATCGCATCGATCAGCGCCTGGAACGACGCGTCGCCGTTGCCGGTCGTGCGCGTGATGTCCGACGCGTAGCCGCAGCTGTGCGCGCCCGCGTCCACCAGCAGCGACAGCGATTGCGCCGGCGCCTGCTGATCCTGGTACTGGTAATGCAGCACCGCAGCGTGCTCGTTGAGCGCGACGATGTTGCCGTAGGGCAGGTCGCGCTCGGCGAAGCCGCATGCGTCCAGATACGCGTTGTGGATGGCCGACTCGGACCGCCCCTCTCCGAACGCGCGCTGCGACGCCAGATGCGCGGTCGCGCCCAGCGCCGATGCCTCGCGCAAACGCAGCAATTCGTAGCCCGTCTTCGCGGCGCGCGCGTAGTGCAGCGGGTTCAGCACCTCAGGCGGGTTGTTCGGGACGATGTCGCCCAGCGCCGCATCCGCTTCGCCGACGATCGCCAGCGTGCCCGGCACCTGCAGGTAGGGCAGCGCCTCCTCCGGCTTGCGGACGACGATCAGCTCGAAGTGGTCGACCCAGAAGCCGCTCGGCGCTTCAGGCGGCACGTGCCAGTAGTCCTCCGGCTGCACGTAGACGAGACGCGGCTTGTGCCCCGGCCGGATCACCAGCCAGCTGTCCGGATGACGGATCAGCGGCACCCACAGCTTGAAGTGCGGGTTGGGCTGAAACACGTAGGGCCGGTCGTCGAGGAAGGCAAACTTCTCGATCCCCGAGGCGATCAGCAGCGCGTCGAAACCGCCGCGCTGCAGCGCGTGTTCGGTGCGGCGCTGCTGCTCCGCGAGGTGAGCTTTGTAGAGCTCGTTCAGGGCGTTGGAATCAACAGGACTCATGGCAGGGCTCGAGGCGGCATTCATGCGCGGGAATTCTCCCAGACGACCCCCATCTCGGTCAGCATCGCGTCGAGTCGCACGTCGTTCGGCTGGGCGGTCAGCGTCGGTTGGAAGCCATGGCTGAAGCCGACGCCGACGACCACCGGCCGAGGCTGGATCTGCGCGATGGTGCGCAGCATGAAGCCGCCGCCGTAACCCATGCGGATGCCGCCCGGCCCGTAGCCGAGGCAAGGCAGCAGCAGCAGTTGCGGATCGAATGCCTCGGTGTCCTTGGGTTTGGTGATGCCGGTGGCGTCCTCTTCCATCGGACAGCCCGGATACCAGACGTGGAAGCGCAGCCGGCCCTCCTCGCGATCGACGACGGGCAGGCCGATGCGGCGGTCGCCGTCGACCTCGCTCCAGCGGTACAACGCCGGCAGCGGATCGAATTCCCCCTTGATCGGCCAGTAGGCGGCGATGCGCTTCTCCTTGCGGCCGACCAGCCACACGCGCAGCACGCTCTGCACGACGTCGGCGAGTTCAAGGCGGCCGGGCAGGTCCAGGCGTTCGCGGATCAGGCGCTCGCGCAGCGCCTGGCGGTCTTCGGAGATCGGCAGCTTGTCGTTCGGATCCATCCAGCCCATTCGCCTTCCCTTGCGGACCCGGCGGGCCCTGGAGCGGACCATTGTGGCCGCCTCGCGGACAGGGCGCCAGCGCTGAACTAGAGTCGGCGTCATGGCACGCACCACGACCACGGGAACCGTCCGCCGCACCACCGGTGCCGGCGCGGACTTCGCGAATCACTGCATGGAGTTGCTGGCGCCGCTCGGGCCGGTGCTGGCGCGGCGGATGTTCGGCGGCTTCGGGCTGTATGTGGACGGCCTGTTCGTGGCCATCATCAGCCGCGACGAGCTCTACCTGAAGGCGGACGCCGCCAGTCAGTCCCGCTACGTGGACGCGGGCTGCGAGCCGTTCCGGTACTCGAAGACCGGCAAGGACGGGCGACAGGACGTCGCCAGCCTGAATTACTTCCGGCCGCCGGAGGAGACGCTCGAATCGCCCGCGCTCATGCTGCCCTGGGGGCGGCTGGCGATGGAGTCGGCCTTGCGCTCCGCCAATGCGAAGCCGAAGGCCAGGACGCCGAAGAAGAGCGCCGGCACCAGCGCCGAGCCGAGCACCGTCACGAAGGAGAAACCGGCCAGGGCGCTGAAGGGGGTCACGACGACGGCTCCAGCGGTCAGGCGTTCGCCAGGCGCTGGCCGAACAGCTGCCCGAAAGAAGGCAGGCGGCTGACCTGACGCGCCAGGCGCGTCGGGCAGGCCTGCGGCGGCACCAGCAGCTGGAAGCGGGCGGTCGGCCAGGCTTCCACCACCAGTTCGGTGCCGTTGGCGACTTCCAGCGTCTCGCCGGCCGACAGCCAGAAGTCCTGCGCCGGCAGGTTCAGGTCGCCGCGCTGGGTCACCCAGACGCGACCGTCGAGCACATGCAGTTCACGGCGGCCCGGGCCGATGGGCAGGCTCATGGCCTCGCCCTGCGACAACGACCACGCGGCGTCGTCGCGGCTGACCTGGATTGATGACTTTTGCATGACATTCATGATCGACTCCTCATCCCCCGGGCGGTCCGCGCACCGGCGGCCTTCCTCGTGGACATGGTGCAATATTAGGGTTGACCCGCAGCCGGGTCCAATGAGTCTTGTCGCGTCGATTGATACCATTCACGCATGAATCCGCCCCGCCATCGCCCGCTCGCCGTCGGTACGCTGCGCGCTTTCGAGGCGGTCGCGCGACGGTTGAGCTTCAGCGCCGCCGCCGAGGAGCTCTACCTGACCCAGTCCGCCATCAGCCGCCAGATCCGGTCGCTGGAGGAGGAACTGGGCGCGACGCTCTTCAAGCGCGGTACGCGCCACGTCGAGCTGGCGCCGGATGGCAAGCTGCTGCTGTCGGCGGTGGAACCGATGCTGGAGCGGCTGGACAGCACGGTGCGGCAGATCCGCTCCACGCGCGGGCGGCGCGTGGTCAACGTGACGACCTTCGCGTCGTTCGCGTCGCTGTGGCTGATCCCCCGGCTGGAGGCCTTCCAGCGCGAGCATCCGGACATGGACATCCGCGTGTCGGCGCTGGACCAGCTCGTCGAGATCGATGACAGCGAGTTCGACGTCGCGCTGCGCTACGCCGCGCCCAACCGCGTGGCGCCGTCGGCGCAGCGGATGTTCGGGGAGATGCTGACGCCGGTGGTGAATCCATGGGTCGCCAAGCAGGCGCAGGAGGGCCAGGGACCGCCGCTGAGCCAGGCGGCCGACCTGCGCCAGTACACGCTGGCCGAGGAGGATGACCAGCGCCCCAGCGGCCTGTTCCTGAGCTGGCGGCGCTGGCTGGCGCTGCATGGCGCGCCGGACCTGCAGCCGCGGCGCTGGATGTACCTGAACTTCACCTACCAGCAGATCC
This genomic stretch from Mitsuaria sp. 7 harbors:
- the metF gene encoding methylenetetrahydrofolate reductase [NAD(P)H]; protein product: MTTPVSIEFFPPNTPVGTEKLKTVVQELRAVNPQYFSVTYGAGGSTREKTLSTVADIASSGFDAAPHLSCVGSTRENIAEILATYRDQNIRRVVALRGDLPSGTATAGEFRYAAELVRFIRETQGADWDIEVAAYPEYHPQQRYAARDLQFFADKVRAGASGAITQFFYNPDAYFHFVDATRAMGVEVPIVPGIMPINNFARIAQFAQRDGIEIPRWVALKMEGYMDDAASVRAFGLDVVTRLCERLIAGGVPGLHFYSLNQSALTLALCERLGLAAKV
- a CDS encoding OmpW family protein is translated as MSRTRNPAFFRPSIAVGVALAALATAMAPSAHAQNSPWVVRARAVNIDPADKDRTGLGLSLSRKTIPEFDFSYFLAPNWAAELILTVPQRHTLYSNGTRIGSVKHLPPTLTLQYHFNPEGSFRPYVGAGLNYTSFSGVHFDPAVQAALEPTIKKHSLGLAAQAGFDVMLNRQWSINVDVKKIQMDTEVRSKGTSVGKFKIDPLLVGVGVGYRF
- the pepQ gene encoding Xaa-Pro dipeptidase; protein product: MSPVDSNALNELYKAHLAEQQRRTEHALQRGGFDALLIASGIEKFAFLDDRPYVFQPNPHFKLWVPLIRHPDSWLVIRPGHKPRLVYVQPEDYWHVPPEAPSGFWVDHFELIVVRKPEEALPYLQVPGTLAIVGEADAALGDIVPNNPPEVLNPLHYARAAKTGYELLRLREASALGATAHLASQRAFGEGRSESAIHNAYLDACGFAERDLPYGNIVALNEHAAVLHYQYQDQQAPAQSLSLLVDAGAHSCGYASDITRTTGNGDASFQALIDAMEAAQLRLVDRVRAGVDYRDIHLASHRETAGVLRQLGIVKMDEEAMLAQGVTSTFLPHGIGHLLGLQVHDIGGFMAGEDGGTIAKPDGHPYLRLTRVLQPGMVVTIEPGLYFIPMLLDKLRATPAAANVDWALVKHLSAFGGVRIEDDVACRETGAPENLTRDAFAALI
- a CDS encoding 5-formyltetrahydrofolate cyclo-ligase, whose protein sequence is MDPNDKLPISEDRQALRERLIRERLDLPGRLELADVVQSVLRVWLVGRKEKRIAAYWPIKGEFDPLPALYRWSEVDGDRRIGLPVVDREEGRLRFHVWYPGCPMEEDATGITKPKDTEAFDPQLLLLPCLGYGPGGIRMGYGGGFMLRTIAQIQPRPVVVGVGFSHGFQPTLTAQPNDVRLDAMLTEMGVVWENSRA
- a CDS encoding TfoX/Sxy family protein: MARTTTTGTVRRTTGAGADFANHCMELLAPLGPVLARRMFGGFGLYVDGLFVAIISRDELYLKADAASQSRYVDAGCEPFRYSKTGKDGRQDVASLNYFRPPEETLESPALMLPWGRLAMESALRSANAKPKARTPKKSAGTSAEPSTVTKEKPARALKGVTTTAPAVRRSPGAGRTAARKKAGG
- a CDS encoding DUF2917 domain-containing protein, coding for MNVMQKSSIQVSRDDAAWSLSQGEAMSLPIGPGRRELHVLDGRVWVTQRGDLNLPAQDFWLSAGETLEVANGTELVVEAWPTARFQLLVPPQACPTRLARQVSRLPSFGQLFGQRLANA
- a CDS encoding LysR family transcriptional regulator, with amino-acid sequence MNPPRHRPLAVGTLRAFEAVARRLSFSAAAEELYLTQSAISRQIRSLEEELGATLFKRGTRHVELAPDGKLLLSAVEPMLERLDSTVRQIRSTRGRRVVNVTTFASFASLWLIPRLEAFQREHPDMDIRVSALDQLVEIDDSEFDVALRYAAPNRVAPSAQRMFGEMLTPVVNPWVAKQAQEGQGPPLSQAADLRQYTLAEEDDQRPSGLFLSWRRWLALHGAPDLQPRRWMYLNFTYQQIQAAVSGQAVALARLPMIYEALERGELVEPFGDAGRTDCPTVYWLMMSEHGRARPEVVEFAQWISGQAAITRRAIGEPDPPVDENSG